The Desulfovibrio subterraneus genome has a segment encoding these proteins:
- a CDS encoding GGDEF domain-containing protein, whose translation MTALFRLFMALVVPVALVTGAFFVSADTARIPSALRPLLPALPYIFSFAGVGLSWRFKRSRSVFLLLLLAAGCWITTSFLPEAPVSALNVKLGYAATCFLLPVNIAILELLEDRGVFTGWGILHFSVILTQGLAVLLLMTATTLLSPATANSIINAVQQVIYFRLLPEWADSWTYIPQMALVLSGLMIFGLMVHLAVVPAARDAMHGALATTIICTMAGLHHVEQPDLAAMFFSVGALIVTLTLFQESYSMAFADELTGLPGRRALMADCKKLGRKYAIAMCDIDHFKKFNDTYGHDVGDDVLRMVAGHLSRISGGGTAYRYGGEEFTILFPKGTTIDAAPHLDAVREGIARAEFRIRGPLPKKARGKDVVTVTISIGVAERTDEATTPEEVIKVADGLLYKAKKAGRNKVVAG comes from the coding sequence ATGACAGCCCTGTTCAGACTTTTCATGGCGCTCGTGGTGCCCGTAGCGCTTGTTACCGGAGCCTTTTTCGTCTCGGCGGACACGGCCAGAATACCTTCTGCCCTGCGGCCTCTGCTGCCTGCCCTGCCCTACATATTCAGTTTTGCGGGCGTGGGGCTTTCGTGGCGCTTCAAGCGCAGCCGCAGCGTCTTTCTGCTGCTCCTGCTCGCAGCGGGCTGCTGGATAACCACCAGCTTTCTGCCGGAAGCGCCCGTCTCCGCCCTCAATGTCAAACTCGGCTATGCGGCCACGTGCTTTCTGCTGCCGGTAAACATAGCCATACTTGAACTGCTTGAAGACCGTGGCGTGTTCACGGGCTGGGGCATTCTGCATTTCTCCGTCATTCTGACTCAGGGCCTTGCGGTTCTGCTGCTGATGACCGCAACAACCCTGCTCAGTCCCGCCACGGCCAATTCCATCATCAACGCCGTGCAGCAGGTCATCTACTTCCGCCTGCTGCCGGAATGGGCAGACAGCTGGACATACATCCCGCAGATGGCGCTAGTGCTTTCCGGCCTCATGATCTTCGGGCTGATGGTACATCTGGCCGTTGTTCCTGCCGCGCGCGATGCCATGCACGGCGCGCTGGCAACCACCATCATCTGCACCATGGCCGGGCTACATCACGTGGAACAGCCGGACCTTGCCGCCATGTTCTTCAGCGTGGGGGCGCTTATCGTCACCCTGACCCTGTTTCAGGAATCCTACTCCATGGCCTTTGCGGACGAACTGACCGGATTGCCGGGCCGCCGCGCACTGATGGCAGACTGCAAAAAGCTGGGCCGCAAATATGCCATTGCCATGTGTGACATAGACCACTTCAAGAAGTTCAACGACACCTACGGGCATGATGTGGGGGATGATGTGCTGCGCATGGTTGCGGGGCACCTGTCGCGCATATCGGGCGGCGGCACGGCTTATCGCTATGGTGGCGAAGAGTTCACCATACTCTTTCCCAAAGGAACGACCATTGATGCTGCCCCGCATCTGGATGCCGTGCGTGAAGGCATTGCCCGTGCGGAATTCCGCATACGCGGCCCCCTGCCCAAGAAGGCCAGAGGCAAAGACGTTGTGACTGTCACCATCTCCATCGGCGTTGCAGAACGCACGGACGAGGCAACCACGCCGGAAGAAGTTATCAAGGTTGCTGATGGATTGCTGTATAAAGCGAAAAAGGCAGGCAGAAACAAGGTTGTGGCGGGGTAG
- a CDS encoding RHS repeat-associated core domain-containing protein, whose protein sequence is MHIPFGFGGGLLDADTGLVHLGYREYDPRIGRFVG, encoded by the coding sequence ATACACATTCCCTTCGGCTTTGGTGGCGGTCTGCTCGATGCCGACACCGGCCTCGTTCATCTGGGCTACCGTGAGTACGACCCGCGCATCGGCCGCTTTGTCGGATAG
- a CDS encoding RHS repeat-associated core domain-containing protein, which produces MTSGVSGSAGVQGRGRLALQKSLAVPGKGGVPAAPASALTASGGIASGRTAMPQAGPDQLSDLTPDSLPAEELRRFPVCPQNQAYGGTSSIALPAARPEFAELFVQRDEEGRIIRKVMRTALGMDERFYAYDAAGRLIAGGDMVAVQGRDPYAPRAAKGTQEDQSSGRGGQGAGLVPVEPTGQLLGQSSVQAKVQPVVQARMLTETYLYGPAGERLASAHAGAGEVRYAYDNAGRLVQAGAERFAYDDYGRLVRRLSAGGETNYAYDAAGNLAAVALPDGRVVEYLLDAAGRRIAKSVNGVMLEKYAWRGAATLEGTSRPDGSGLCRFLYQQGSRMPACMECAGQRYSIAFDHAGTPFAVANANGDLIQAYKHDAFGNVISMLAENVRIPFGFGGGLLDADTGLVHLGYREYDPRIGRFIQPDPIGYAGGDVDVYGYCLDDPVNLVDPLGLEPAASSAEKGSGAGQKAGGSDEDWCGSGWNSSFVPESPLGNNFSAACREHDVCYGTKGSQKEDCDMQFRRSMDKVCREGGNALCGVSRDLYYGAVKHFGGSAYSKAQQ; this is translated from the coding sequence ATGACATCGGGCGTATCGGGCTCGGCGGGCGTGCAGGGCAGGGGGCGGTTGGCACTGCAAAAGTCGTTGGCAGTGCCGGGAAAGGGGGGCGTCCCCGCAGCCCCGGCATCTGCCCTGACAGCATCCGGGGGCATCGCTTCCGGCAGAACCGCCATGCCGCAGGCCGGACCCGACCAGCTGAGTGACCTGACGCCCGACTCGCTGCCCGCTGAAGAGCTGCGCCGCTTCCCTGTCTGCCCGCAGAATCAGGCATATGGGGGTACATCGAGCATTGCGTTGCCTGCTGCACGGCCTGAGTTCGCTGAACTCTTTGTGCAGCGTGACGAAGAGGGGCGCATCATCCGCAAGGTCATGCGAACCGCTCTGGGCATGGATGAGCGTTTCTATGCCTACGATGCCGCAGGACGGCTGATTGCAGGCGGGGATATGGTTGCCGTACAGGGGCGTGACCCGTATGCGCCGCGCGCTGCCAAGGGAACACAGGAAGATCAGTCTTCTGGCCGGGGCGGTCAGGGCGCGGGTCTCGTGCCTGTGGAACCTACAGGGCAACTTTTGGGGCAATCTTCGGTGCAGGCCAAGGTGCAACCTGTGGTACAGGCTCGGATGCTGACGGAGACCTACCTGTACGGACCTGCGGGTGAGCGTCTGGCGTCAGCCCATGCAGGCGCGGGCGAGGTCCGCTATGCCTATGACAACGCGGGGCGTCTGGTTCAGGCGGGGGCAGAGCGTTTCGCCTATGACGACTACGGCAGGCTGGTGCGCCGTCTCTCGGCGGGTGGTGAAACCAACTATGCATATGACGCAGCGGGCAATCTTGCCGCGGTGGCGCTCCCTGACGGCAGGGTGGTGGAATATCTGCTGGATGCCGCGGGCAGGCGCATTGCCAAGAGTGTGAACGGCGTGATGCTGGAAAAGTACGCATGGCGCGGAGCCGCGACGCTGGAAGGAACTTCCCGCCCTGATGGTTCCGGCCTCTGCCGCTTCCTGTACCAGCAGGGCTCGCGCATGCCCGCGTGCATGGAATGTGCGGGGCAGCGCTATTCCATCGCCTTTGACCATGCGGGCACCCCGTTTGCGGTTGCCAACGCAAACGGCGATTTGATACAGGCTTACAAACATGATGCGTTTGGCAATGTCATCAGCATGTTGGCGGAGAATGTCCGCATTCCCTTCGGCTTTGGTGGCGGCCTGCTCGATGCCGACACCGGCCTCGTTCATCTGGGCTACCGTGAGTATGACCCGCGCATCGGCCGCTTCATCCAGCCCGATCCCATCGGCTACGCTGGCGGCGATGTGGATGTATACGGCTACTGCCTCGATGATCCGGTGAACCTTGTGGACCCGCTGGGGTTGGAACCAGCAGCTAGCAGTGCTGAAAAAGGAAGCGGCGCGGGTCAGAAGGCGGGAGGATCTGATGAGGACTGGTGCGGCTCTGGCTGGAACTCAAGCTTTGTCCCGGAGAGCCCTTTGGGGAACAATTTTTCTGCAGCCTGCCGCGAACATGACGTTTGCTATGGTACGAAAGGGAGCCAAAAGGAAGATTGTGACATGCAATTTAGAAGAAGCATGGATAAAGTATGCAGAGAGGGCGGTAACGCGTTGTGCGGTGTTTCGCGTGATTTGTATTATGGTGCAGTAAAGCACTTCGGTGGATCTGCATATAGCAAGGCGCAGCAGTAG